The following are encoded in a window of Mustela nigripes isolate SB6536 chromosome 1, MUSNIG.SB6536, whole genome shotgun sequence genomic DNA:
- the FTH1 gene encoding ferritin heavy chain: MTTASPSQVRQNYHQDSEAAINRQINLELYASYVYLSMSYYFDRDDVALKNFAKYFLHQSHEEREHAEKLMKLQNQRGGRIFLQDIKKPDRDDWENGLNAMECALHLEKSVNQSLLELHKLATDKNDPHLCDFIETHYLNEQVKSIKELGDHVTNLRKMGAPESGMAEYLFDKHTLGNSDSES; the protein is encoded by the exons ATGACGACCGCGTCCCCTTCGCAGGTGCGCCAGAACTACCACCAGGACTCGGAGGCCGCCATCAACCGCCAGATCAACCTGGAGCTCTACGCCTCTTACGTCTACCTGTCCATG TCTTACTACTTTGACCGTGATGATGTGGCTTTGAAGAACTTcgccaaatattttctccaccaATCTCATGAGGAGAGGGAACATGCTGAGAAATTGATGAAGCTGCAGAACCAACGAGGTGGCCGAATCTTCCTTCAGGATATCAAG AAACCAGACCGTGATGATTGGGAGAATGGGCTGAATGCAATGGAGTGTGCATTACACTTGGAAAAGAGTGTGAATCAATCACTACTGGAACTGCACAAACTGGCCACTGATAAAAATGACCCCCAT ttGTGTGACTTCATTGAGACTCACTACTTGAATGAGCAGGTGAAATCCATCAAAGAATTGGGTGACCACGTAACCAACCTGCGCAAGATGGGGGCCCCCGAATCTGGCATGGCAGAGTATCTCTTTGACAAGCACACCTTGGGAAACAGTGATAGTGAGAGCTAA
- the BEST1 gene encoding bestrophin-1 isoform X2: MALTEEQQVMFEKLTLYCDSYIQLIPISFVLGFYVTLVVTRWWNQYENLPWPDRLMNLVSGLVEGKDEQGRLLRRTLIRYANLGNVLILRSVSAAVYKRFPSPQHLVKAGFMTPAERKHLEKLSLPHNTFWVPWVWFANLSMKAWLAGRIRDPVLLQSLLDEMNILRTQCGHLFAYDWISIPLVYTQVVTVAVYSFFLACLIGRQFLNPAKAYPGHELDLVVPVFTFLQFFFYAGWLKVSLLAVDEMHQDLPPMERDMYWNEPEPQPPYTAASAQSCRASFLGSTFNISLHKEDMEFWSNPQEEEEEGTHTGIIGRFLGLQSHDYHPPRTNSKTKLLWPKKGSLLHEGQLKKLGGTRQNSRDQESSKAWRIKEEDAFETAALYGRSGYHSAPQTPLSHTPMVFPPGQSAPSSLRRVSGTDSAVKDQSLQSLTPGTKTSFELLPDSAGFSAEPPESGHLKRKTVEFNLTDMSETPEHHFKEAHSDQPTNLHTILKGHEDPYWALENRDEAHS, from the exons ATGGCCCTCACGGAGGAACAGCAGGTGATGTTTGAGAAACTGACCCTGTATTGTGACAGCTACATCCAGCTCATCCCCATTTCCTTCGTGCTGG GCTTCTACGTGACGCTGGTCGTGACCCGCTGGTGGAACCAGTACGAGAACCTGCCGTGGCCCGACCGCCTTATGAACCTGGTGTCGGGCTTGGTGGAGGGCAAGGACGAGCAAGGGCGGCTGCTGCGGCGCACGCTCATCCGCTACGCCAACCTGGGCAACGTGCTCATCCTGCGCAGCGTCAGCGCCGCGGTCTACAAGCGctttcccagcccccagcacctGGTGAAAGCAG GCTTTATGACCCCCGCGGAACGCAAGCACTTGGAAAAGCTGAGCTTGCCGCACAACACGTTCTGGGTGCCCTGGGTGTGGTTTGCCAACTTGTCGATGAAGGCGTGGCTTGCAGGTCGAATCCGGGACCCTGTCCTGCTCCAGAGCCTGCTGGAC gaaATGAACATCTTGCGCACTCAGTGTGGACATCTGTTCGCCTACGACTGGATCAGTATCCCGCTGGTGTACACGCAG gTGGTGACCGTGGCTGTGTACAGCTTCTTCCTGGCTTGCCTGATTGGGCGGCAGTTCCTGAACCCAGCCAAGGCCTACCCTGGCCACGAGCTGGACCTCGTTGTACCTGTCTTCACGTTCCTGCAGTTTTTCTTTTACGCCGGCTGGCTGAAG GTGTCCCTGTTGGCTGTGGATGAGATGCACCAGGACCTGCCTCCGATGGAGCGGGATATGTACTGGAATGAGCCGGAACCACAACCCCCCTACACAGCTGCTTCTGCCCAGTCTTGTCGAGCCTCCTTTTTAGGCTCCACCTTCAACATCAG TCTGCACAAGGAGGACATGGAGTTTTGGTCCAACccacaggaagaggaggaggagggcacaCACACTGGTATCATTGGCCGCTTCCTAGGGTTACAGTCCCACGACTACCATCCCCCCAGAACAAACTCAAAGACCAAACTACTGTGGCCCAAGAAAGGAAGCCTTCTCCATGAGGGCCAGCTCAAGAAACTCGGGGGTACCAGGCAGAACTCTAGGGACCAGGAAAGCAGCAAGGCCTGGAGGATTAAGGAGGAGGATGCTTTTGAGACTGCTGCACTGTACGGGAGGTCAGGCTACCACAGTGCCCCACAGACACCCCTCAGCCACACACCTATGGTCTTCCCACCTGGACAGTCAGCACCCTCAAGCCTTCGCAGAGTCTCAGGTACAGACAGTGCTGTCAAAGACCAAAGCCTACAATCCCTGACTCCTGGGACAAAGACCAGTTTCGAACTGCTTCCAGACAGTGCTGGGTTCTCAGCAGAGCCCCCAGAATCGGGTCACCTGAAGAGGAAAACTGTCGAGTTTAACCTGACAGACATGTCGGAGACCCCTGAACATCATTTCAAAGAAGCACATTCGGACCAACCAACTAACCTACACACTATACTGAAAGGTCATGAAGATCCCTATTGGGCCTTGGAAAACAG GGATGAAGCACATTCTTAG
- the BEST1 gene encoding bestrophin-1 isoform X1, which translates to MALTEEQQVMFEKLTLYCDSYIQLIPISFVLGFYVTLVVTRWWNQYENLPWPDRLMNLVSGLVEGKDEQGRLLRRTLIRYANLGNVLILRSVSAAVYKRFPSPQHLVKAGFMTPAERKHLEKLSLPHNTFWVPWVWFANLSMKAWLAGRIRDPVLLQSLLDEMNILRTQCGHLFAYDWISIPLVYTQVVTVAVYSFFLACLIGRQFLNPAKAYPGHELDLVVPVFTFLQFFFYAGWLKVAEQLINPFGEDDDDFETNWIVDRSLQVSLLAVDEMHQDLPPMERDMYWNEPEPQPPYTAASAQSCRASFLGSTFNISLHKEDMEFWSNPQEEEEEGTHTGIIGRFLGLQSHDYHPPRTNSKTKLLWPKKGSLLHEGQLKKLGGTRQNSRDQESSKAWRIKEEDAFETAALYGRSGYHSAPQTPLSHTPMVFPPGQSAPSSLRRVSGTDSAVKDQSLQSLTPGTKTSFELLPDSAGFSAEPPESGHLKRKTVEFNLTDMSETPEHHFKEAHSDQPTNLHTILKGHEDPYWALENRDEAHS; encoded by the exons ATGGCCCTCACGGAGGAACAGCAGGTGATGTTTGAGAAACTGACCCTGTATTGTGACAGCTACATCCAGCTCATCCCCATTTCCTTCGTGCTGG GCTTCTACGTGACGCTGGTCGTGACCCGCTGGTGGAACCAGTACGAGAACCTGCCGTGGCCCGACCGCCTTATGAACCTGGTGTCGGGCTTGGTGGAGGGCAAGGACGAGCAAGGGCGGCTGCTGCGGCGCACGCTCATCCGCTACGCCAACCTGGGCAACGTGCTCATCCTGCGCAGCGTCAGCGCCGCGGTCTACAAGCGctttcccagcccccagcacctGGTGAAAGCAG GCTTTATGACCCCCGCGGAACGCAAGCACTTGGAAAAGCTGAGCTTGCCGCACAACACGTTCTGGGTGCCCTGGGTGTGGTTTGCCAACTTGTCGATGAAGGCGTGGCTTGCAGGTCGAATCCGGGACCCTGTCCTGCTCCAGAGCCTGCTGGAC gaaATGAACATCTTGCGCACTCAGTGTGGACATCTGTTCGCCTACGACTGGATCAGTATCCCGCTGGTGTACACGCAG gTGGTGACCGTGGCTGTGTACAGCTTCTTCCTGGCTTGCCTGATTGGGCGGCAGTTCCTGAACCCAGCCAAGGCCTACCCTGGCCACGAGCTGGACCTCGTTGTACCTGTCTTCACGTTCCTGCAGTTTTTCTTTTACGCCGGCTGGCTGAAG GTGGCAGAGCAGCTCATCAACCCATTTGGAGAGGATGATGATGACTTTGAGACCAACTGGATTGTCGACAGGAGCTTGCAG GTGTCCCTGTTGGCTGTGGATGAGATGCACCAGGACCTGCCTCCGATGGAGCGGGATATGTACTGGAATGAGCCGGAACCACAACCCCCCTACACAGCTGCTTCTGCCCAGTCTTGTCGAGCCTCCTTTTTAGGCTCCACCTTCAACATCAG TCTGCACAAGGAGGACATGGAGTTTTGGTCCAACccacaggaagaggaggaggagggcacaCACACTGGTATCATTGGCCGCTTCCTAGGGTTACAGTCCCACGACTACCATCCCCCCAGAACAAACTCAAAGACCAAACTACTGTGGCCCAAGAAAGGAAGCCTTCTCCATGAGGGCCAGCTCAAGAAACTCGGGGGTACCAGGCAGAACTCTAGGGACCAGGAAAGCAGCAAGGCCTGGAGGATTAAGGAGGAGGATGCTTTTGAGACTGCTGCACTGTACGGGAGGTCAGGCTACCACAGTGCCCCACAGACACCCCTCAGCCACACACCTATGGTCTTCCCACCTGGACAGTCAGCACCCTCAAGCCTTCGCAGAGTCTCAGGTACAGACAGTGCTGTCAAAGACCAAAGCCTACAATCCCTGACTCCTGGGACAAAGACCAGTTTCGAACTGCTTCCAGACAGTGCTGGGTTCTCAGCAGAGCCCCCAGAATCGGGTCACCTGAAGAGGAAAACTGTCGAGTTTAACCTGACAGACATGTCGGAGACCCCTGAACATCATTTCAAAGAAGCACATTCGGACCAACCAACTAACCTACACACTATACTGAAAGGTCATGAAGATCCCTATTGGGCCTTGGAAAACAG GGATGAAGCACATTCTTAG